In Rathayibacter sp. VKM Ac-2762, one DNA window encodes the following:
- the dhaL gene encoding dihydroxyacetone kinase subunit DhaL, whose translation MQDAQGAGLDAAWATAWIRRAAESIAEHRVELITLDRAIGDGDHGENMDRGFQAVVAKLDGAPEQGLPADVLKLVATTLISTVGGASGPLFGTAFLKASAAVAGEDALEGADVAALLAAARDGIVLRGKAEVGDKTMVDAWTPAVDAAAAAAEEGAAPADVLAAAAEAAQRGAESTDPLVARKGRASYLGERAIGHRDPGSVSTVLLLRAAAEAAA comes from the coding sequence ATGCAGGACGCACAGGGAGCCGGGCTCGACGCGGCGTGGGCGACGGCGTGGATCCGCCGCGCCGCCGAGTCGATCGCGGAGCACCGGGTCGAGCTGATCACGCTCGACCGGGCGATCGGCGACGGGGACCACGGCGAGAACATGGACCGCGGCTTCCAGGCCGTGGTCGCGAAGCTGGACGGGGCGCCGGAGCAGGGGCTCCCGGCGGACGTGCTCAAGCTGGTCGCGACGACGCTCATCTCCACCGTCGGCGGCGCCTCGGGCCCGCTGTTCGGCACGGCGTTCCTGAAGGCCTCCGCCGCGGTCGCGGGCGAGGACGCGCTCGAGGGCGCTGACGTCGCAGCTCTCCTGGCCGCGGCGAGGGACGGCATCGTGCTCCGCGGCAAGGCCGAGGTGGGCGACAAGACGATGGTGGACGCGTGGACGCCGGCGGTCGACGCGGCCGCGGCCGCCGCCGAGGAGGGAGCGGCTCCGGCCGACGTCCTCGCCGCGGCGGCGGAGGCGGCGCAGAGGGGAGCGGAGTCGACGGACCCGCTGGTCGCCCGCAAGGGACGCGCCAGCTACCTCGGCGAGCGCGCCATCGGGCACCGTGATCCCGGCAGCGTGTCGACCGTGCTCCTGCTCCGCGCAGCAGCCGAGGCGGCGGCGTGA
- the dhaK gene encoding dihydroxyacetone kinase subunit DhaK: MKKLINDPKNVVTESVAGFGLAHADLVRVVSDPLFVVRADAPRSGKVGIVSGGGSGHEPLHAGFVGFGMLDAAVPGPVFTSPTPDPIVAATQAVDGGAGVLHIVKNYTGDVLNFETAADLAGAEGIEVRSVIVDDDVAVKDSLYTAGRRGVAGTVLVERIAGAAAERGDSLDEVATIAETVISNVRSMGVALTPCIVPHAGEPSFELGEDEIEIGIGIHGEPGREKIALEPADRIVDRILGPILEDLPFSSGDEVLLLVNGMGGTPQIELYLAYRRAAEALAEKGITVARSLVGNYTTSLEMQGFSLTVLKLDDALTELWDSPVQTAALRWGR, from the coding sequence ATGAAGAAGCTCATCAACGACCCGAAGAACGTCGTCACGGAGTCGGTGGCCGGCTTCGGCCTGGCGCACGCCGACCTGGTCCGGGTGGTGTCGGATCCCCTGTTCGTGGTGCGGGCCGACGCGCCCCGCTCGGGCAAGGTGGGCATCGTCAGCGGTGGCGGCAGCGGGCACGAGCCGCTGCACGCGGGCTTCGTCGGATTCGGGATGCTGGACGCCGCCGTCCCCGGTCCCGTCTTCACCTCGCCCACGCCCGACCCGATCGTCGCGGCCACGCAGGCCGTCGACGGCGGCGCGGGTGTGCTGCACATCGTGAAGAACTACACGGGCGACGTCCTGAACTTCGAGACCGCGGCCGACCTCGCCGGCGCCGAGGGGATCGAGGTGCGCAGCGTGATCGTCGACGACGACGTCGCGGTGAAGGACTCGCTCTACACCGCGGGCCGCCGCGGCGTGGCCGGCACCGTGCTGGTCGAGCGGATCGCGGGCGCGGCGGCCGAGCGGGGCGACTCCCTCGACGAGGTCGCGACGATCGCCGAGACGGTGATCTCCAACGTGCGCTCGATGGGCGTCGCCCTCACGCCGTGCATCGTCCCGCACGCGGGCGAGCCGAGCTTCGAGCTGGGCGAGGACGAGATCGAGATCGGCATCGGCATCCACGGCGAGCCCGGCCGGGAGAAGATCGCGCTGGAGCCGGCCGACCGCATCGTCGACCGGATCCTCGGCCCGATCCTGGAGGACCTGCCGTTCTCCTCCGGGGACGAGGTGCTGCTCCTGGTGAACGGCATGGGAGGCACGCCGCAGATCGAGCTGTACCTCGCCTACCGCCGCGCAGCCGAGGCGCTGGCCGAGAAGGGGATCACCGTCGCACGCAGCCTCGTCGGCAACTACACGACGTCGCTCGAGATGCAGGGCTTCTCGCTCACCGTCCTCAAGCTCGACGACGCCCTGACCGAGCTGTGGGACTCCCCGGTGCAGACCGCGGCGCTGCGGTGGGGACGCTGA
- the trpD gene encoding anthranilate phosphoribosyltransferase, with protein MSETLSWPHVLSALLESSDLSVSEATWAMEQVMEGAATPAQLAGLLVALRAKGETVDEIVGFRDAILDHAVPLDVDPMALDIVGTGGDRFGTVNISSTASIIAAAAGTPVVKHGNKAASSSSGSSDVLAALGVDLSLSPERVAEVFRRTGIAFVFASLFHPGFRHAGPVRAELGVPTVFNFLGPLCNPARPEASAVGVAHLDRVPLVVGVFRTRGATALVFRGDDGLDELTTTGHSHIWEVSRGSVVEHDLDPRDLGLPRARIDDLRGRDAAYNASVVRSVLAGDGGPVRDIVLLNAAAGLAAFDLARDPDLVRTPVLERLRTSMDRAAEAVDSGAATAKLEEWVRETQRAVVPLP; from the coding sequence ATGTCGGAAACCCTGTCCTGGCCGCACGTTCTCAGCGCACTCCTCGAGTCCTCCGATCTGAGCGTCTCCGAGGCGACGTGGGCCATGGAGCAGGTGATGGAGGGCGCGGCGACTCCGGCGCAGCTCGCCGGACTGCTGGTGGCCCTCCGGGCGAAGGGCGAGACCGTCGACGAGATCGTCGGCTTCCGCGACGCGATCCTCGACCACGCGGTGCCGCTGGACGTGGACCCGATGGCCCTGGACATCGTCGGGACGGGCGGGGACCGCTTCGGGACCGTCAACATCTCCTCCACCGCGTCGATCATCGCGGCCGCCGCCGGCACGCCCGTCGTGAAGCACGGGAACAAGGCCGCGTCCTCCTCCTCCGGCTCCTCCGACGTGCTCGCGGCACTCGGGGTCGACCTCTCCCTCTCCCCCGAGCGGGTGGCCGAGGTGTTCCGGCGGACGGGGATCGCCTTCGTCTTCGCGTCCCTCTTCCACCCCGGCTTCCGGCACGCCGGTCCGGTGCGCGCCGAGCTGGGCGTGCCGACGGTGTTCAACTTCCTCGGCCCGCTCTGCAATCCAGCGCGTCCCGAGGCCTCTGCGGTCGGGGTGGCGCACCTCGACCGGGTGCCGCTGGTCGTCGGCGTGTTCCGGACGCGCGGGGCGACGGCTCTGGTGTTCCGCGGGGACGACGGCCTCGACGAGCTCACGACCACGGGTCACAGCCACATCTGGGAGGTGTCGCGCGGCTCCGTGGTCGAGCACGACCTCGACCCGCGCGACCTGGGCCTGCCCCGCGCGCGGATCGACGACCTGCGCGGCCGAGACGCCGCCTACAACGCGAGCGTGGTGCGCTCGGTGCTCGCGGGAGACGGCGGCCCCGTCCGCGACATCGTCCTTCTGAACGCGGCCGCAGGCCTCGCGGCGTTCGACCTGGCGCGCGACCCGGACCTGGTGCGCACGCCCGTCCTGGAGCGCCTGCGGACGTCGATGGACCGCGCGGCAGAGGCCGTCGACTCCGGGGCCGCCACGGCCAAGCTCGAGGAGTGGGTCCGCGAGACGCAGCGCGCCGTCGTCCCGCTGCCGTAG
- a CDS encoding heme-copper oxidase subunit III, with the protein MVCVTSTSLSPTATAPVVNRPNPVAVGTIVWLGSEVMFFAGLFAIYFTLRSTSPELWGAETQILNVPYAGVNTVILVASSFSCQFGVFAAERLQPRATGLSPFKWGMVEWFFLTYALGAVFVSGQVLEYATLVSEGVTLSSNAYGSAFYLTTGFHALHVTGGLIAFLLVIGRGFAVKNFGHKEATSAIVVSYYWHFVDVVWVGLFAVIYFLK; encoded by the coding sequence ATGGTCTGTGTGACGAGCACCTCTCTCTCCCCCACGGCCACCGCGCCCGTAGTGAACCGACCCAACCCGGTCGCGGTCGGAACGATCGTCTGGCTGGGCAGCGAGGTCATGTTCTTCGCAGGCCTCTTCGCGATCTACTTCACCCTGCGCAGCACCTCCCCCGAGCTCTGGGGCGCCGAGACCCAGATCCTCAACGTCCCCTACGCGGGCGTGAACACGGTGATCCTCGTGGCCTCGTCGTTCAGCTGCCAGTTCGGCGTGTTCGCCGCCGAGCGGCTGCAGCCGCGTGCGACGGGCCTCAGCCCGTTCAAGTGGGGCATGGTCGAGTGGTTCTTCCTCACCTACGCCCTGGGCGCGGTCTTCGTCTCCGGCCAGGTGCTCGAGTACGCGACCCTCGTCTCCGAGGGCGTCACGCTCTCCAGCAACGCCTACGGCTCCGCCTTCTACCTGACGACCGGCTTCCACGCCCTGCACGTCACCGGCGGCCTCATCGCGTTCCTCCTCGTCATCGGCCGCGGCTTCGCGGTCAAGAACTTCGGCCACAAGGAGGCGACGAGCGCCATCGTCGTCTCGTACTACTGGCACTTCGTCGACGTCGTCTGGGTCGGCCTGTTCGCCGTCATCTACTTCCTCAAGTGA
- a CDS encoding c-type cytochrome, whose protein sequence is MASPKTKSRAKKGRRHPLATLALIAIGLGLTGGTYAAVGVATSASAETSSTSQQTIDEGSKLFAANCATCHGLDAAGTDNAPSLIGVGAASVDFQVGTGRMPMQMHGPQALEKPVQFTDEQVGELAAYVASLAPGPAIPEGEVLDGQGDAANGAELFRINCAMCHNVAGAGGALTEGKFAPPLGGVTEAHIYEAMVTGPQNMPVFNDLNISPEDKRDIISYLKYIEANPSPGGFALGSLGPVAEGLFLWIFGLGAIVALTVWITARSN, encoded by the coding sequence ATGGCCTCCCCGAAGACGAAGAGCCGAGCCAAGAAGGGTCGCCGCCACCCGCTCGCCACCCTGGCCCTGATCGCCATCGGCCTCGGGCTCACCGGCGGGACCTACGCCGCGGTCGGCGTCGCGACGTCCGCCTCCGCGGAGACGTCGTCCACCAGCCAGCAGACGATCGACGAGGGCTCGAAGCTCTTCGCCGCGAACTGCGCCACCTGCCACGGCCTCGACGCCGCGGGCACCGACAACGCGCCCTCCCTCATCGGAGTGGGCGCGGCGTCGGTCGACTTCCAGGTCGGCACCGGCCGCATGCCGATGCAGATGCACGGCCCCCAGGCGCTCGAGAAGCCGGTGCAGTTCACCGACGAGCAGGTCGGCGAACTCGCCGCCTACGTCGCGTCGCTGGCCCCCGGCCCCGCGATCCCCGAGGGCGAGGTCCTCGACGGACAGGGCGACGCGGCGAACGGCGCCGAGCTGTTCCGCATCAACTGCGCCATGTGCCACAACGTGGCCGGAGCCGGCGGCGCGCTCACCGAGGGCAAGTTCGCTCCCCCGCTGGGCGGCGTGACCGAGGCGCACATCTACGAGGCGATGGTCACCGGCCCGCAGAACATGCCGGTCTTCAACGACCTGAACATCTCGCCCGAGGACAAGCGCGACATCATCTCGTACCTCAAGTACATCGAGGCCAACCCGTCCCCGGGCGGATTCGCGCTCGGCTCCCTCGGGCCGGTCGCGGAGGGCCTGTTCCTCTGGATCTTCGGCCTCGGCGCGATCGTGGCCCTGACGGTGTGGATCACCGCCCGATCCAACTAG
- a CDS encoding Rieske 2Fe-2S domain-containing protein: MAEHDEGGTDLATSSATGHGTAPAGTAVVTRDRVQDPGLPPHRPRMTDLDPKVEKRAERTVYTLFYLSFAGSIFAVAAYMAFPITEDVASVRLNTLFIGLGMSLALLGIGIAAVHWGKQLMSDHEGIDIRHPVRSAEPTRARALEIFDQSDKESGFGRRSLVRNSLIASLVVFPLPAVILFRGLGPQDQNPVALLKTTLWEEGTRLTLDPSGAPILASDVTLGSAFHVIPEGLNDAEGKLEEKAKAAVLLMRLKPEDLIVSEGRETWNYDGIVAYSKICTHVGCPVALYEQQTHHLLCPCHQSQFDITREAAVIFGPAKRPLPQLPITVDAEGYLVARSDFTEPVGPSFWER, encoded by the coding sequence ATGGCAGAGCACGATGAGGGTGGCACGGACCTCGCCACCTCGTCGGCCACCGGGCACGGAACGGCTCCGGCCGGCACCGCGGTCGTGACGCGGGATCGCGTCCAGGACCCGGGCCTCCCGCCGCACCGCCCCCGGATGACCGACCTCGACCCCAAGGTCGAGAAGCGTGCCGAGCGCACGGTGTACACGCTCTTCTACCTCTCCTTCGCGGGCTCGATCTTCGCGGTCGCCGCCTACATGGCGTTCCCGATCACCGAGGACGTCGCGTCGGTCCGGCTGAACACGCTGTTCATCGGCCTGGGCATGTCCCTCGCCCTCCTGGGGATCGGCATCGCCGCCGTCCACTGGGGCAAGCAGCTGATGTCGGACCACGAGGGCATCGACATCCGCCACCCCGTCCGCAGCGCGGAGCCCACCCGCGCCCGTGCGCTCGAGATCTTCGACCAGTCCGACAAGGAGTCCGGCTTCGGCCGCCGCTCCCTCGTCCGGAACAGCCTGATCGCCTCCCTCGTCGTGTTCCCCCTGCCCGCCGTGATCCTGTTCCGGGGCCTCGGCCCGCAGGACCAGAACCCCGTCGCCCTCCTCAAGACCACCCTGTGGGAAGAGGGCACGAGGCTCACCCTGGACCCGTCGGGAGCGCCGATCCTCGCATCGGACGTCACCCTCGGATCCGCCTTCCACGTCATCCCCGAGGGCCTCAACGACGCCGAGGGCAAGCTGGAGGAGAAGGCCAAGGCCGCCGTCCTCCTGATGCGCCTGAAGCCGGAGGACCTCATCGTCAGTGAGGGTCGCGAGACCTGGAACTACGACGGAATCGTCGCCTACTCCAAGATCTGCACGCACGTCGGCTGCCCTGTGGCGCTGTACGAGCAGCAGACCCACCACCTGCTGTGCCCGTGCCACCAGTCGCAATTCGACATCACGCGCGAGGCCGCCGTCATCTTCGGCCCGGCGAAGCGTCCGCTTCCGCAGCTCCCCATCACCGTCGACGCCGAGGGTTACCTGGTCGCCAGAAGCGACTTCACGGAGCCCGTCGGACCGTCCTTCTGGGAGCGATGA
- a CDS encoding ubiquinol-cytochrome c reductase cytochrome b subunit gives MSTTTPSRPSSSPAEPEDGVILGSGKFQKGYVGAASNYIDERTSISAVVKEFGRKIFPDHWSFLLGEVALYSFVIILLSGTFLTFFFQASMVETHYEGSYLPLKGIEMSAAMSSSLDISFDIRGGLLMRQIHHWAALLFVASIGLHMLRIFFTGAFRKPRELNWVIGFVLFILAMAEGFTGYSLPDDLLSGNGLRIIDGMVKGIPIVGTWISFLLFGGEFPGTDIVGRLYTLHILLLPALVLAFIALHLVFVVVHKHTQFPGAGKTEQNVVGYPVLPVYAAKAGGFFFIVFGVVVLIASLFTINPIWNYGPYDPSPVSAGTQPDWYIGFADGALRLVPPGLEWAIPGIGTLSFNILIPLVGLGLFIAVVMLYPFLEAWITGDKREHHLLDRPRNAATRTAIGAAGVSFYAVLWAAASSDLIATHFHLTMEGVIHSLQFLLIAGPFIAYFITKRICLALQKKDREIALHGFESGRIVRLPGGEFIEVHQQLDEYERWKLVGQDEYEPLMIRPDSRGRITAPQRVRAGLSRWFFEDRITPVTQKELESSHSEH, from the coding sequence ATGTCCACCACCACCCCCTCACGCCCCTCCAGCTCCCCCGCGGAGCCCGAGGACGGCGTCATCCTCGGATCCGGCAAGTTCCAGAAGGGGTACGTCGGAGCGGCGTCGAACTACATCGACGAGCGCACGAGCATCTCCGCGGTCGTCAAGGAGTTCGGTCGCAAGATCTTCCCCGACCACTGGTCCTTCCTCCTCGGCGAGGTCGCGCTCTACAGCTTCGTCATCATCCTGCTGTCGGGCACCTTCCTCACCTTCTTCTTCCAGGCCTCGATGGTCGAGACGCACTACGAGGGCAGCTACCTGCCCCTCAAGGGCATCGAGATGTCGGCGGCGATGTCGTCCTCGCTCGACATCTCCTTCGACATCCGCGGCGGCCTGCTGATGCGGCAGATCCACCACTGGGCGGCACTGCTGTTCGTGGCCTCGATCGGCCTGCACATGCTGCGCATCTTCTTCACCGGTGCGTTCCGCAAGCCCCGCGAGCTCAACTGGGTCATCGGCTTCGTCCTCTTCATCCTTGCGATGGCCGAGGGCTTCACCGGCTACTCGCTCCCCGACGACCTGCTCTCGGGCAACGGCCTCCGCATCATCGACGGCATGGTCAAGGGCATCCCGATCGTCGGCACCTGGATCTCGTTCCTGCTCTTCGGCGGCGAGTTCCCGGGCACCGACATCGTCGGCCGCCTCTACACGCTGCACATCCTGCTGCTGCCGGCGCTGGTGCTCGCGTTCATCGCCCTGCACCTCGTGTTCGTGGTCGTCCACAAGCACACCCAGTTCCCCGGTGCGGGCAAGACCGAGCAGAACGTCGTCGGCTACCCGGTGCTGCCGGTCTACGCCGCGAAGGCCGGTGGATTCTTCTTCATCGTCTTCGGCGTCGTCGTCCTCATCGCCTCGCTGTTCACGATCAACCCGATCTGGAACTACGGCCCGTACGACCCCTCGCCCGTCTCCGCGGGAACCCAGCCCGACTGGTACATCGGCTTCGCCGACGGCGCCCTGCGCCTCGTCCCGCCGGGACTCGAGTGGGCCATCCCGGGCATCGGAACCCTGTCGTTCAACATCCTGATCCCGCTCGTCGGCCTCGGACTGTTCATCGCCGTGGTCATGCTCTACCCGTTCCTCGAGGCGTGGATCACCGGTGACAAGCGCGAGCACCACCTGCTCGACCGCCCGCGCAACGCCGCGACCCGCACCGCGATCGGCGCCGCCGGAGTCAGCTTCTACGCCGTCCTCTGGGCCGCCGCGTCGTCCGACCTCATCGCGACGCACTTCCACCTCACGATGGAGGGCGTGATCCACAGCCTGCAGTTCCTGCTCATCGCGGGTCCGTTCATCGCGTACTTCATCACCAAGCGCATCTGTTTGGCGCTGCAGAAGAAGGACCGCGAGATCGCGCTGCACGGCTTCGAGTCCGGCCGTATCGTCCGCCTCCCCGGCGGCGAGTTCATCGAGGTGCACCAGCAGCTCGACGAGTACGAGCGCTGGAAGCTCGTCGGTCAGGACGAATACGAGCCCCTGATGATCCGTCCGGACTCGCGTGGCCGCATCACCGCCCCGCAGCGCGTCCGCGCCGGCCTCTCCCGCTGGTTCTTCGAGGACCGGATCACCCCCGTCACCCAGAAGGAGCTCGAGAGCTCGCACAGCGAGCACTGA
- a CDS encoding cytochrome c oxidase subunit 4 → MRANVNLFWLLAGFFLLADITYIVWSLLDTGQVEWVGTVGIGLSAVLGAFIAFYVGRVHKAQGAELPEDRLDADIDDGDPELGFFSPWSWWPLILGGSAALGFLGLAVGFWITYIAVGLFLVAIAGWVYEYYRGYFAR, encoded by the coding sequence ATGCGCGCCAACGTCAATCTCTTCTGGCTCCTTGCGGGCTTCTTCCTCCTCGCCGACATCACGTACATCGTGTGGTCGCTGCTCGACACGGGCCAGGTGGAGTGGGTCGGCACCGTCGGCATCGGCCTCTCGGCCGTGCTGGGCGCGTTCATCGCGTTCTACGTCGGCCGCGTCCACAAGGCGCAGGGTGCTGAGCTCCCCGAGGACCGCCTCGATGCGGACATCGACGACGGAGACCCCGAGCTGGGCTTCTTCAGCCCGTGGAGCTGGTGGCCGCTGATCCTGGGCGGTTCCGCGGCTCTCGGATTCCTCGGCCTTGCCGTGGGGTTCTGGATCACCTACATCGCCGTCGGGCTCTTCCTGGTCGCCATCGCCGGCTGGGTGTACGAGTACTACCGCGGGTACTTCGCCCGCTAG
- the ctaD gene encoding cytochrome c oxidase subunit I has protein sequence MSTATAPRPTRTAGTPPVQRKANVLVRWMTSTDHKVIGYMYLITSFIYFCIAGVMALVIRAQLFEPGLNVVETREQYNQLFTMHGTIMLLMFATPLFAGFANVLMPLQIGAPDVAFPRLNAFAYWLYSFGSLIAVAGFVTPQGAASFGWFAYAPLSSTTFSPGLGGNLWVFGLALSGFGTILGAVNFITTIITMRAPGMTMFRMPIFTWNILVTSILVLLAFPVLAAAMFALGADRVFDAHIYDAANGGVLLWQHLFWFFGHPEVYIIALPFFGIVSEVFPVFSRKPIFGYKTLIYATIAIAALSVTVWAHHMYVTGSVLLPFFSLMTMLIAVPTGVKIFNWVGTMWRGSVTFETPMIWAIGFLITFTFGGLTGVILASPPLDFHVSDSYFVVAHFHYVVFGTVVFAMFSGFYFWWPKWTGKMLNETLGKWHFWLLFIGFHTTFLIQHWLGVVGMPRRYASYLPEDGFTWMNQVSTVGAMILAVSLIPFFLNVYITARKAPKVTVNDPWGFSRSLEWATSCPPPRHNFTSIPRIRSEAPAFDLNHPEAGIPVGIGPAKDAPDAPTYDKSEGTVK, from the coding sequence ATGAGCACCGCCACGGCACCCCGCCCGACGCGCACCGCCGGCACTCCGCCGGTCCAGCGCAAGGCGAACGTCCTCGTCCGCTGGATGACGTCGACCGACCACAAGGTCATCGGGTACATGTACCTGATCACGTCGTTCATCTACTTCTGCATCGCCGGCGTGATGGCCCTGGTCATCCGCGCCCAGCTGTTCGAGCCCGGCCTGAACGTGGTCGAGACGCGCGAGCAGTACAACCAGCTGTTCACGATGCACGGCACGATCATGCTGCTGATGTTCGCGACGCCGCTCTTCGCCGGCTTCGCCAACGTCCTGATGCCGCTGCAGATCGGCGCCCCCGACGTCGCGTTCCCCCGCCTCAACGCCTTCGCGTACTGGCTCTACAGCTTCGGCTCGCTCATCGCGGTCGCCGGATTCGTCACCCCGCAGGGTGCGGCGTCGTTCGGCTGGTTCGCGTACGCGCCACTGTCGAGCACGACGTTCTCGCCAGGGCTCGGCGGCAATCTCTGGGTCTTCGGCCTCGCGCTCTCGGGCTTCGGCACGATCCTCGGCGCGGTGAACTTCATCACGACGATCATCACGATGCGCGCCCCCGGCATGACGATGTTCCGGATGCCGATCTTCACCTGGAACATCCTGGTGACGTCGATCCTCGTGCTGCTCGCGTTCCCGGTGCTCGCCGCCGCGATGTTCGCCCTCGGCGCCGACCGGGTGTTCGACGCCCACATCTACGATGCGGCCAACGGCGGTGTCCTGCTCTGGCAGCACCTGTTCTGGTTCTTCGGCCACCCCGAGGTGTACATCATCGCGCTGCCGTTCTTCGGCATCGTGTCCGAGGTCTTCCCGGTCTTCAGCCGCAAGCCGATCTTCGGCTACAAGACGCTGATCTACGCGACCATCGCGATCGCCGCCCTCTCCGTGACGGTGTGGGCGCACCACATGTACGTCACCGGATCGGTCCTGCTGCCGTTCTTCTCGCTGATGACCATGCTCATCGCGGTTCCGACCGGCGTGAAGATCTTCAACTGGGTCGGCACCATGTGGCGCGGATCGGTGACCTTCGAGACCCCGATGATCTGGGCGATCGGCTTCCTGATCACCTTCACCTTCGGTGGACTCACCGGCGTCATCCTCGCGTCGCCCCCGCTCGACTTCCACGTCTCGGACTCGTACTTCGTGGTGGCGCACTTCCACTACGTCGTGTTCGGAACCGTCGTCTTCGCGATGTTCTCGGGCTTCTACTTCTGGTGGCCCAAGTGGACCGGCAAGATGCTCAACGAGACGCTGGGCAAGTGGCACTTCTGGCTGCTGTTCATCGGCTTCCACACCACCTTCCTCATCCAGCACTGGCTGGGCGTCGTCGGCATGCCCCGCCGCTACGCCAGCTACCTGCCCGAGGACGGCTTCACCTGGATGAACCAGGTGTCGACGGTCGGAGCGATGATCCTCGCGGTGTCGCTGATCCCGTTCTTCCTGAACGTGTACATCACGGCCCGCAAGGCGCCCAAGGTGACGGTGAACGACCCGTGGGGCTTCTCCCGGTCGCTCGAGTGGGCCACCTCATGCCCGCCGCCCCGCCACAACTTCACCTCGATCCCGCGCATCCGGAGCGAGGCCCCGGCGTTCGACCTCAACCACCCCGAGGCCGGCATCCCCGTCGGAATCGGTCCGGCGAAGGACGCTCCGGACGCCCCCACGTACGACAAGTCCGAAGGCACGGTGAAGTAG
- the coxB gene encoding cytochrome c oxidase subunit II — translation MRFNRRIRRWVAAPVAGALALVLAGCTQEQLQGWLPTEPGTTNHVDRVIGLWVTSWIVLLAVGVVTWGLTIWAVVVYRRRKGQTGLPVQLRYNMPIEIFYTIVPLILVIGFFAFTARDQAAIEQPYDDPDETIQVYGKQWAWDFNYVDEDVYSAGIQGQYQEGGDAAGSLVESEIPTLYLPVGQKIKIQLDARDVIHSFWVVDFLYKKDMIPGKTNYMYVTPLKEGTYAGKCAELCGEYHSAMLFNVKVVSQGEYDDYIQSLRDAGQTGQLGAEYNRNSNLPGTGAPARENEE, via the coding sequence GTGCGCTTCAATCGCCGAATCCGCAGATGGGTCGCTGCCCCCGTCGCAGGAGCCCTCGCCCTCGTCCTCGCGGGCTGCACGCAAGAGCAGCTCCAGGGCTGGCTCCCCACCGAACCCGGCACGACGAACCACGTCGACCGCGTCATCGGACTCTGGGTCACCTCCTGGATCGTCCTGCTCGCCGTCGGCGTCGTCACGTGGGGTCTCACCATCTGGGCGGTGGTCGTCTACCGCCGTCGCAAGGGGCAGACCGGCCTGCCGGTCCAGCTGCGCTACAACATGCCGATCGAGATCTTCTACACGATCGTGCCGCTGATCCTCGTGATCGGCTTCTTCGCCTTCACCGCGCGCGACCAGGCCGCCATCGAGCAGCCCTACGACGACCCGGACGAGACCATCCAGGTGTACGGCAAGCAGTGGGCGTGGGACTTCAACTACGTCGACGAGGACGTCTACTCCGCCGGTATCCAGGGCCAGTACCAGGAGGGCGGAGACGCCGCCGGCTCGCTCGTCGAGTCCGAGATCCCCACGCTCTACCTGCCCGTCGGACAGAAGATCAAGATCCAGCTCGACGCGCGCGACGTGATCCACTCCTTCTGGGTCGTCGACTTCCTCTACAAGAAGGACATGATCCCCGGCAAGACGAACTACATGTACGTCACGCCTCTCAAGGAGGGGACCTACGCGGGCAAGTGCGCCGAGCTCTGCGGCGAGTACCACTCCGCGATGCTCTTCAACGTCAAGGTCGTCTCGCAGGGCGAGTACGACGACTACATCCAGTCGCTGCGCGACGCGGGCCAGACCGGTCAGCTCGGCGCCGAGTACAACCGCAATTCGAACCTTCCCGGAACCGGCGCGCCGGCCCGCGAGAACGAGGAGTAA
- the erpA gene encoding iron-sulfur cluster insertion protein ErpA codes for MSDTLTDQTATPLATPPSAAHGVSMTPTAAAKVKSLLEQEGRDDLRLRVAVQPGGCSGLIYQLYFDERTLDGDAAVEFEGVGLVVDKMSVPYLDGASIDFEDTIQKQGFTIDNPNAGGSCACGDSFH; via the coding sequence ATGTCAGACACACTGACCGACCAGACGGCTACCCCCCTCGCCACCCCGCCCAGCGCGGCCCACGGCGTCTCGATGACCCCGACCGCCGCCGCCAAGGTCAAGAGCCTGCTCGAGCAGGAGGGCCGCGACGACCTGCGCCTGCGCGTCGCCGTGCAGCCCGGCGGCTGCTCCGGCCTCATCTACCAGCTCTACTTCGACGAGCGCACCCTCGACGGCGACGCCGCGGTCGAGTTCGAGGGCGTCGGCCTCGTCGTCGACAAGATGAGCGTCCCCTACCTCGACGGCGCCTCGATCGACTTCGAGGACACCATCCAGAAGCAGGGCTTCACCATCGACAACCCCAACGCGGGCGGCAGCTGCGCCTGCGGCGACAGCTTCCACTGA